A window of Chitinophagales bacterium contains these coding sequences:
- a CDS encoding DUF3738 domain-containing protein yields the protein MRSRIIISLICILFFPGLWSNLNAQESLGIGDRIPGFNFKIFSASGVGNMRVEDLKGKVIIIDFWATWCGPCIPGLGKLDSIVQKVGSQVVVLAITQEPENKLIKFLSRWKGKSVAFVSDTTHIPYFPYTTIPHTVVVDKYGLIAGVTTPDNISEVMVNDLVMGKPVDFLRDIKRMGLDETMKDNLMISGFDGYIGPYDSNSTTGIKLFRANGITHLIFSNFTIPSLFREVFRMPAHSWVIDSACKEVGIYEPPYLFCLKIELPNATDDQVFKEAQRILNLSLRFRGDLKEVTQDVYVLTRAKGANRTPVQTSAHETDITYYGPNFKGLRVQISHLVDYLSNEMGYLYNRIVLDETGLSGYYDIELEWNYVDHNTLVEELHKHGLELSRKKRPVSILLLSKK from the coding sequence ATGAGGAGTAGAATAATTATATCACTGATTTGTATATTGTTCTTCCCAGGCCTGTGGTCAAACCTTAATGCCCAGGAAAGCTTGGGTATAGGTGACCGCATTCCCGGATTTAACTTTAAAATATTCAGCGCCTCAGGAGTAGGGAATATGAGAGTGGAGGATCTAAAGGGGAAAGTTATAATTATTGACTTTTGGGCAACCTGGTGTGGTCCCTGTATACCGGGTTTAGGTAAACTTGATTCGATTGTACAAAAAGTCGGTAGCCAGGTTGTGGTTTTGGCAATTACCCAGGAGCCGGAAAATAAGCTTATAAAATTTCTTTCGAGATGGAAAGGCAAAAGTGTCGCTTTTGTAAGCGACACTACCCATATCCCCTATTTTCCCTACACTACCATTCCCCATACAGTTGTGGTTGATAAGTATGGTTTAATAGCAGGGGTAACTACGCCTGATAACATTTCAGAAGTTATGGTAAATGACCTGGTCATGGGAAAGCCAGTTGACTTTTTGCGGGATATTAAACGTATGGGGTTAGATGAAACCATGAAAGATAACCTTATGATTTCAGGTTTTGATGGTTACATAGGACCGTATGACTCTAATTCTACAACTGGTATAAAACTATTTCGTGCTAACGGGATCACTCATTTAATTTTTTCAAATTTTACAATTCCTTCACTTTTTCGCGAAGTGTTTAGAATGCCAGCTCATAGCTGGGTAATTGATAGCGCTTGTAAAGAGGTAGGTATTTATGAGCCGCCCTATTTATTTTGCCTGAAAATTGAACTTCCGAATGCCACAGATGATCAAGTATTTAAGGAGGCGCAACGAATCTTAAATTTAAGTTTACGGTTCAGAGGAGATTTAAAGGAAGTGACTCAGGATGTGTATGTTTTAACAAGAGCAAAAGGCGCCAATCGCACACCCGTGCAAACTTCTGCACACGAGACTGATATTACCTACTATGGCCCCAATTTTAAAGGACTAAGAGTTCAAATAAGCCATTTAGTAGATTACTTGTCTAATGAAATGGGGTATCTATACAATCGGATTGTATTGGACGAAACCGGGCTTTCCGGGTATTATGATATAGAATTGGAGTGGAACTATGTTGATCATAATACACTGGTAGAGGAACTACATAAACATGGTTTGGAATTAAGCAGGAAAAAAAGACCGGTAAGTATTCTTTTACTCAGCAAAAAGTGA
- a CDS encoding transcriptional repressor, translated as MSTHTKIETILKHHRLSVTDSRRKILNIFLTHAGALSHGDIERKAGEKFDRVTVYRTLQAFMERGILHTVPTSDANIKYALCSDSCHEGHHHDDHVHFMCRLCGNTTCINDALIPDVKLPKGYTSSQVEVVVHGICKNCRK; from the coding sequence ATGAGCACGCATACAAAGATTGAAACGATTCTGAAACACCATAGATTGAGTGTAACGGACAGCCGTCGAAAGATCCTGAATATCTTTTTGACCCATGCGGGTGCGCTGTCACATGGCGATATTGAACGGAAGGCGGGAGAGAAATTTGACCGGGTGACCGTGTACCGTACGTTACAAGCCTTTATGGAGCGGGGAATTCTGCATACCGTTCCCACATCGGATGCCAATATCAAGTATGCGCTTTGCAGTGATTCCTGTCATGAAGGACACCATCACGATGACCATGTGCATTTTATGTGTCGGCTCTGTGGAAATACCACTTGTATCAATGATGCCCTTATCCCCGATGTCAAATTGCCCAAAGGATACACATCCTCTCAGGTAGAAGTGGTAGTGCATGGGATCTGCAAGAATTGCCGGAAATAA
- a CDS encoding SCO family protein, which produces MKKKTVVYSVFFGILVLVFFFVLNKVVPGFRESRFPPIGTVQPFQFVNQDSVLVTREDVKGKWLVVEYFFTTCDGICPLMNKNMKRVYDKFKDDDRMLILSHTCDPKNDSPARLKHYADSLQIDTRRWVFLTGRKDSLYNMARFSYKIDDPNNNLKTPEDDFLHSQFWALVDREGNIRKIYDGLKRKEVDQMMADLEKMMLDAGK; this is translated from the coding sequence ATGAAGAAGAAAACGGTCGTTTATTCAGTGTTTTTTGGGATCCTGGTCCTGGTATTCTTTTTTGTGCTGAACAAGGTAGTTCCGGGGTTTCGGGAGAGCCGTTTTCCACCGATCGGGACGGTCCAGCCATTTCAGTTTGTGAATCAGGACAGTGTGTTGGTGACCCGGGAGGATGTAAAAGGGAAATGGTTGGTGGTGGAGTATTTTTTTACCACCTGTGATGGGATATGCCCGTTGATGAACAAGAATATGAAGCGGGTATATGATAAGTTCAAGGACGATGACCGTATGTTGATCCTGTCACATACCTGTGACCCAAAGAACGATTCTCCGGCGCGGCTGAAGCATTATGCGGACTCGCTTCAGATCGATACCAGGCGATGGGTTTTTCTTACGGGTCGCAAAGACAGCCTGTACAATATGGCGCGGTTTAGTTACAAGATCGACGACCCGAATAATAATTTGAAAACACCGGAAGATGATTTTCTCCATTCACAATTTTGGGCCCTGGTGGACCGCGAAGGGAATATCCGGAAGATCTATGACGGGTTAAAGCGAAAGGAAGTAGACCAGATGATGGCGGATCTGGAGAAAATGATGCTGGATGCCGGTAAATGA
- a CDS encoding MerC domain-containing protein, with protein sequence MNFRINWDAFGVTATVACAIHCAFLPLLTSTLPLFGINIIDNPWFENGMIGLAFVIGTYSLMNGYLKHHHRLYPVFLFAAGIGLLVLKQFYHQYQYWFLFPAVVLIISAHYLNWRSCQKAACNV encoded by the coding sequence ATGAATTTTAGGATCAACTGGGATGCTTTTGGGGTAACTGCCACGGTAGCCTGCGCTATTCATTGTGCCTTCCTGCCCTTATTAACGAGCACCCTGCCTTTATTTGGCATCAATATCATTGACAATCCGTGGTTTGAGAACGGAATGATCGGGTTGGCCTTTGTCATCGGCACCTATTCTCTGATGAATGGATATCTCAAGCACCACCACCGGCTCTATCCGGTATTTCTTTTTGCCGCTGGTATCGGGTTGCTGGTATTGAAACAGTTTTATCACCAATATCAGTACTGGTTCTTATTCCCGGCAGTAGTCCTGATCATTTCAGCGCATTACCTCAACTGGCGCTCCTGCCAGAAAGCAGCCTGCAACGTATAA
- a CDS encoding DUF4440 domain-containing protein — protein sequence MRRILTLLLLATSMVSFSQSKDEKAIYKLLNDQVVAWNNADLVTFMEGYWKNDSLMFIGKSGVTYGWQNTLDNYKKGYPNKAAMGDFTSTVIQLKKLSKNFYSVTGKWYLKRTIGDATGHYTLLIQKINGKWLIISDHSS from the coding sequence ATGCGCCGGATACTTACGCTTCTGTTGCTTGCCACTTCAATGGTATCATTTAGTCAGTCGAAAGACGAAAAAGCCATCTACAAACTCCTCAATGACCAGGTAGTCGCCTGGAACAATGCCGACCTGGTCACCTTTATGGAAGGCTATTGGAAAAATGACTCTCTTATGTTTATTGGAAAATCCGGGGTAACCTATGGATGGCAGAATACCCTTGATAATTATAAAAAGGGATACCCCAATAAAGCCGCCATGGGTGATTTCACTTCCACTGTGATCCAACTAAAAAAGCTCTCGAAGAATTTTTATTCCGTAACTGGAAAATGGTACCTCAAACGCACCATTGGTGATGCCACCGGGCATTATACGCTACTGATCCAAAAGATCAATGGCAAATGGCTGATCATTTCCGACCACTCAAGTTGA
- a CDS encoding glycoside hydrolase family 25 protein — protein MSKKKKSTRGRKKAMSAALITGLILVVGALAYFGYEWWKFRRSRFVTYPEFGIPIPHPYSIHGIDVSKYQENISWESVKAMEVGPIRLQFAFIKATEGIGNVDRHFKRNWKKSREAGITRGAYHFFLATKDGKMQAQNFIKRVDLEPGDLPPVLDVEQTYGVANAVIKREVKEWLQVVEGYYKVKPILYTNVDFYNRQLGADFDDYPLWIAHYLQPNKPRIEREWAFWQHSETGRVNGIFSKVDFNVFNGDSTDFVELLYKAN, from the coding sequence ATGTCCAAGAAGAAGAAAAGCACCCGCGGCCGAAAAAAGGCCATGTCCGCTGCCCTGATCACAGGGTTGATCCTGGTTGTGGGGGCCCTGGCCTATTTTGGATATGAGTGGTGGAAGTTCAGGCGTTCGCGTTTTGTTACCTATCCCGAATTTGGTATTCCTATTCCTCATCCTTACTCCATTCATGGTATCGATGTGTCCAAATACCAGGAGAATATTTCATGGGAGTCGGTAAAGGCGATGGAAGTAGGGCCTATTCGGTTGCAGTTTGCCTTTATAAAAGCTACAGAGGGCATTGGCAATGTGGACAGACATTTTAAGCGTAACTGGAAGAAAAGCCGAGAAGCCGGAATTACACGGGGCGCCTACCATTTTTTTCTGGCCACCAAGGATGGAAAAATGCAAGCGCAGAACTTCATCAAGCGGGTAGATCTGGAGCCAGGTGACCTGCCGCCGGTACTTGATGTAGAGCAAACCTACGGGGTAGCTAATGCTGTGATCAAAAGGGAGGTAAAAGAATGGCTGCAGGTGGTGGAAGGGTATTATAAAGTAAAACCCATTCTCTATACCAATGTGGATTTTTACAATCGCCAGTTAGGCGCTGATTTTGATGATTACCCACTCTGGATCGCCCATTATCTCCAACCCAATAAACCCCGTATTGAGCGCGAATGGGCCTTTTGGCAACACAGCGAAACCGGGCGTGTAAACGGCATATTCTCCAAAGTTGATTTCAATGTGTTTAACGGGGATTCAACCGACTTTGTCGAACTCTTGTACAAAGCCAATTAA
- a CDS encoding OmpA family protein, whose product MKKITWLGLPLLALVFTSCVSKKKLLDAQAQYEKLNVTYTTLQGSLKDCETEKNELANNNASMIAQIDGLNKQVAFLKENNTQALKQLQDLSVITGQQAESIKKSLENIGAKDSYIQTLQQSMARKDSMNMALVMNLKGAIGNLEDEDINVKVDKGVVYIDISDKLLFKTGKYDITKEANVVLGKVAQVLKNQPDIEFMVEGHTDNVAYKSGILLDNWDLSVKRATAVVRVLQNEYGIDPSKMAAAGRGEYKPLADNSTPDGKATNRRTRIVILPQLDQFFKLLERK is encoded by the coding sequence ATGAAAAAAATAACTTGGTTAGGGCTTCCTCTTCTTGCCTTGGTATTTACTTCCTGCGTAAGCAAAAAGAAACTGCTGGACGCTCAGGCACAGTATGAAAAACTGAATGTAACGTATACTACCCTTCAGGGGAGTTTGAAAGACTGCGAAACCGAGAAAAACGAACTGGCAAACAACAATGCCTCCATGATCGCCCAGATCGATGGACTGAACAAACAAGTGGCCTTTTTGAAAGAAAACAATACCCAGGCCCTGAAACAACTCCAGGACCTGTCGGTGATCACCGGACAGCAAGCGGAAAGCATCAAAAAATCTTTGGAAAATATCGGCGCCAAAGATTCTTATATCCAAACACTCCAGCAATCCATGGCCCGCAAAGATTCCATGAACATGGCCCTGGTGATGAACCTGAAAGGCGCCATCGGCAACCTGGAAGATGAAGATATCAATGTCAAGGTGGATAAGGGCGTTGTGTACATCGACATATCTGACAAACTCCTGTTCAAAACAGGCAAATATGATATCACCAAAGAAGCGAATGTGGTATTAGGAAAGGTAGCACAGGTGTTAAAGAATCAACCCGATATCGAATTCATGGTAGAAGGGCATACGGATAATGTGGCATATAAAAGTGGTATCCTGCTGGACAACTGGGACCTGAGCGTAAAACGCGCCACTGCTGTGGTGAGAGTACTGCAAAATGAATATGGTATCGATCCCTCTAAAATGGCGGCTGCCGGTCGTGGTGAATACAAACCACTTGCTGATAATAGCACGCCGGATGGAAAAGCGACCAACCGCCGTACACGTATTGTGATCTTACCGCAATTGGATCAGTTCTTTAAGTTGCTGGAAAGAAAATGA
- a CDS encoding helix-turn-helix domain-containing protein encodes MSLRDNDNKWFRLASALVNNSDRHVFLTGKAGTGKTTFLKHIQETTFKKSAVVAPTGVAAINAGGVTMHSFFQLPFGPYVPVQAGWNSQASDSGSLFKQIRFNKAKRDLLNELELLIIDEVSMVRADMLDAVDAICRHFRKRPDLPFGGLQVLYIGDLFQLPPVVNDEEWKNILSLHYKSPFFFDAQVIRDAPPLVVELKKIYRQDEEAFIHILNQIRNNQVNEADLDRLHEHFDRSFEPAYGDTYITLTTHNNKADQINQQQLQRLRGDLEQFQAEVEGEFGEKSFPADKNLQLKIGAQVMFLKNDKGDRRRFYNGKLATVNRIEPDAIYVSTGDEPDDIKVERETWTNIRYNYDRMADKVEEEQLGSFKQFPLRLAWAITIHKSQGLTFEKAIIDAGSSFAAGQVYVALSRLTSMKGLVLFSRIHPNAIHTDERVLAFVNKEMDEEEMEKLVEEEQKRFVEQSLIGFFQWDKLTSLVAEFVEAYDDRQIPDKEWAVQWARAFFLKVVEQQQVGAKFARQLEDLIHADPVDYAFLKSRTEAAINYFHPILYQLMANLQEHIDAVKIKKKSKKYTNELREIKTLLQRKQYQLKQAGALAAGLAEQQATSQLIDLIEGKKLIATSKTETPQPEPDPVPEEEKKARPQKGDSARISLAMFQEGKDVKTIAAERGYAWSTIESHLASFLDTGEVTVNDIVTVEKQERIRAVLKEMGETITGTKEVKDRLPAEYTYAEIKAVLWERGSRVGD; translated from the coding sequence ATGTCTTTGCGGGATAATGACAATAAGTGGTTTCGGTTAGCCTCGGCCCTGGTGAACAATAGCGACCGGCATGTTTTCCTGACTGGAAAGGCTGGAACGGGTAAGACCACTTTTCTAAAACATATTCAGGAGACCACCTTCAAGAAGTCGGCTGTAGTAGCGCCAACCGGCGTAGCCGCTATCAATGCCGGGGGTGTGACCATGCACTCTTTTTTTCAACTACCCTTTGGTCCCTATGTGCCGGTTCAGGCAGGTTGGAACAGCCAGGCTTCGGATAGCGGGAGCCTGTTTAAGCAGATCCGGTTCAACAAGGCCAAGCGTGACCTGTTAAACGAACTGGAATTACTGATCATTGATGAAGTGAGTATGGTGAGGGCCGATATGCTCGATGCAGTGGATGCTATCTGCAGGCATTTTCGGAAACGTCCCGACCTTCCCTTTGGCGGATTGCAGGTACTCTATATTGGCGATCTTTTTCAGTTGCCCCCTGTGGTGAACGATGAGGAATGGAAAAATATTCTTTCCCTGCATTACAAAAGCCCTTTCTTTTTTGATGCCCAGGTAATACGTGACGCGCCGCCCCTTGTGGTTGAACTTAAAAAGATCTACCGCCAGGATGAAGAAGCCTTTATTCATATCCTGAATCAGATACGGAATAACCAGGTGAACGAAGCCGACCTCGATCGCCTGCATGAACATTTTGACCGGAGTTTTGAACCCGCATATGGCGATACTTATATCACCCTGACCACACACAACAATAAAGCTGACCAGATAAACCAACAACAGTTGCAGCGTTTACGCGGTGACCTGGAGCAATTTCAGGCCGAAGTGGAAGGTGAGTTTGGAGAGAAGTCATTTCCCGCTGACAAGAACCTGCAATTAAAGATCGGGGCCCAGGTCATGTTCCTTAAGAACGATAAAGGTGACCGAAGACGATTTTATAATGGGAAACTGGCTACCGTCAACCGGATAGAGCCGGACGCTATCTATGTATCTACCGGCGATGAACCGGATGATATAAAAGTGGAGCGGGAGACCTGGACCAATATCCGGTATAATTATGACCGCATGGCCGATAAGGTGGAAGAGGAACAGTTGGGAAGTTTTAAACAGTTTCCGCTACGCCTTGCCTGGGCCATCACCATTCACAAAAGCCAGGGGCTGACCTTTGAAAAGGCCATCATTGACGCGGGTTCTTCCTTTGCAGCTGGTCAGGTCTATGTGGCCCTGAGCCGGCTTACCTCCATGAAAGGCCTGGTGCTTTTTTCCCGCATTCATCCCAATGCTATCCATACGGATGAGCGCGTGCTTGCGTTCGTGAATAAAGAAATGGATGAGGAGGAGATGGAGAAATTGGTGGAAGAAGAACAAAAACGATTTGTGGAACAATCCCTGATCGGGTTCTTTCAATGGGATAAACTTACTTCCCTGGTGGCTGAATTTGTGGAAGCCTACGATGACCGACAGATCCCCGATAAGGAATGGGCCGTTCAATGGGCGAGGGCTTTCTTTTTGAAAGTTGTGGAGCAACAACAGGTGGGTGCCAAATTTGCACGGCAGTTGGAAGACCTTATCCATGCTGATCCGGTGGATTATGCCTTTCTGAAATCCCGTACCGAAGCAGCCATCAACTATTTTCATCCCATTTTATATCAATTGATGGCCAACCTCCAGGAGCATATTGATGCCGTCAAGATCAAGAAGAAGTCAAAAAAATATACCAACGAGCTTCGGGAGATCAAGACCTTACTCCAGCGGAAACAGTATCAGTTGAAACAGGCCGGGGCACTGGCGGCTGGATTGGCTGAGCAGCAAGCGACTTCTCAATTGATCGATCTGATCGAGGGTAAAAAGCTGATCGCAACGTCTAAAACAGAAACTCCCCAACCCGAACCCGATCCTGTACCGGAAGAAGAAAAGAAAGCGCGGCCGCAAAAAGGAGATAGCGCCCGTATTTCATTGGCCATGTTTCAGGAAGGAAAGGATGTAAAGACCATTGCCGCTGAAAGAGGATATGCGTGGAGTACGATCGAGAGCCACCTGGCCTCTTTTCTCGATACGGGCGAAGTAACCGTGAATGATATTGTGACGGTGGAAAAACAAGAACGCATCCGGGCCGTGTTGAAAGAAATGGGGGAAACAATTACCGGGACCAAGGAAGTGAAGGACAGGTTACCGGCAGAGTATACGTATGCCGAGATAAAGGCGGTGTTGTGGGAAAGAGGGTCTCGGGTTGGAGATTAG
- a CDS encoding type II toxin-antitoxin system RelE/ParE family toxin, producing MVYENKLQKLGTSRLSFNKRRIYSTFKRGLEFTFQTIKRSNKGMGRKKSNSVIEVELSKRAKIQIEEIINYVAVIQKRPLTAEKLRGKMYRKLLEIGHNPYAYRLNTDLTFTKSEVRQVSYLSWTITFEVFSDKVVIRDIIHRSRNLLQDY from the coding sequence TTGGTTTATGAAAACAAACTTCAAAAGCTTGGTACTTCCCGGCTATCCTTTAACAAGAGACGAATTTATTCAACATTTAAAAGAGGGTTGGAATTCACCTTCCAGACCATTAAAAGAAGTAATAAGGGAATGGGAAGAAAGAAAAGTAATTCAGTCATCGAAGTTGAGCTATCGAAAAGAGCAAAAATTCAAATTGAAGAAATCATCAATTACGTAGCAGTCATTCAGAAAAGGCCACTTACCGCTGAAAAGCTTCGGGGAAAAATGTATAGAAAGTTATTGGAAATAGGTCACAACCCCTATGCATATCGATTAAACACTGATCTCACTTTTACAAAATCTGAGGTCAGGCAAGTAAGCTATTTGTCCTGGACGATAACCTTTGAAGTATTTTCTGACAAAGTTGTAATTCGTGATATCATTCACAGATCAAGAAATCTATTGCAGGATTACTAG
- a CDS encoding asparaginase produces MAIRIFITGGTFDKEYNEITGQLYFNDTHMHDLLDMGRCRVPVEIRTLMMIDSLEMTQEDRELIVHQCNQCEEEMIVITHGTDTMADTAQVLAEKVKDKTVVLTGAMIPIKFGSSDGLFNLGSAIAFVQSLPKGVYVAMNGRYFKANNVRKNKQTGVFEEIA; encoded by the coding sequence ATGGCCATTCGCATCTTCATCACGGGCGGGACATTCGACAAGGAATACAACGAGATAACCGGACAATTGTATTTTAATGACACCCACATGCACGACCTGCTGGACATGGGCCGTTGCCGGGTGCCCGTCGAGATCCGTACCCTGATGATGATCGACAGTCTGGAAATGACCCAGGAAGACCGGGAATTGATCGTCCACCAATGCAATCAATGTGAAGAGGAAATGATCGTGATCACCCATGGTACAGATACCATGGCGGACACCGCCCAGGTGTTGGCAGAAAAGGTAAAGGATAAAACGGTGGTACTAACCGGTGCCATGATACCTATTAAATTTGGTAGTTCTGACGGGTTATTCAATCTCGGCAGCGCCATCGCTTTTGTTCAAAGCCTGCCCAAAGGGGTGTATGTGGCCATGAATGGAAGGTATTTTAAAGCCAATAATGTGAGAAAGAATAAGCAGACTGGTGTATTTGAAGAAATCGCCTAG
- a CDS encoding carbon-nitrogen hydrolase produces MTKVKVGLVQMSCTADKEANLSKAIEKVKEAAKKGAQIVCLQELFTSLYFCDVEDYEHFKLAEPIPGPSTDRLAAVAKETGVVIIASLFEKRAQGLYHNTTAVLDADGTYLGKYRKMHIPDDPAYYEKFYFTPGDLGYKVFKTKFATIGVLICWDQWYPEAARITALMGAEILFYPTAIGWATSQDEATNTEQYNAWQTIQRSHSVANGIHVVSVNRVGLEQNGAMKFWGGSFITNPFGSILYKASHDQEEIHIQELDLSKTDSYRTHWPFLRDRRIDSYQPLTKRYIDSE; encoded by the coding sequence ATGACCAAAGTAAAAGTAGGCTTGGTACAAATGAGCTGTACAGCCGATAAAGAGGCCAATCTTTCCAAGGCCATTGAAAAGGTAAAAGAAGCCGCAAAAAAGGGCGCCCAGATCGTATGCCTCCAGGAGCTGTTTACCTCCCTGTACTTCTGCGATGTGGAAGATTATGAGCATTTCAAACTCGCTGAACCCATACCCGGTCCGTCAACCGACCGCCTCGCGGCTGTGGCCAAAGAAACAGGCGTAGTAATCATTGCCTCCCTGTTTGAGAAAAGGGCCCAGGGGCTTTACCATAATACCACCGCCGTGCTGGATGCAGACGGCACTTACTTAGGCAAGTACCGGAAAATGCATATCCCCGATGATCCTGCCTATTACGAAAAATTCTACTTCACCCCCGGTGACCTGGGCTATAAAGTGTTTAAAACAAAATTTGCTACGATTGGTGTACTTATTTGTTGGGACCAATGGTATCCTGAAGCCGCCCGCATCACCGCCCTTATGGGTGCCGAAATATTATTCTATCCCACTGCCATTGGTTGGGCAACGTCACAGGATGAGGCTACCAATACCGAACAATACAATGCATGGCAAACCATTCAACGCAGCCATTCCGTCGCTAATGGCATACATGTGGTGAGCGTAAACCGGGTTGGACTCGAGCAAAATGGTGCCATGAAATTCTGGGGCGGCTCCTTTATCACCAACCCATTCGGTTCGATCCTTTACAAAGCCTCCCACGATCAGGAAGAGATCCATATACAGGAACTTGATTTAAGTAAAACGGACAGCTATCGTACCCACTGGCCTTTCCTGCGTGATAGAAGAATAGACTCCTATCAACCGCTAACAAAACGATATATTGACTCCGAATAG
- a CDS encoding four helix bundle protein: MKFKFEKLVVWQQALDLSMQVHLITKKFPKDEMFVLSSQIKRAADSVSLNIAEGSTSQSNPEFSRFLSIALRSNIEVVACLHLAKSRKIIQDDDFNNIYHRCHQLLIKITALKTSLKRIPVNEPHLE; encoded by the coding sequence ATGAAATTCAAGTTTGAAAAACTTGTTGTTTGGCAACAAGCGCTAGATTTATCAATGCAAGTGCATTTAATCACGAAAAAATTTCCAAAGGATGAAATGTTTGTATTGAGTTCTCAAATTAAACGAGCGGCAGATTCTGTGTCATTAAATATCGCAGAGGGTTCAACGAGTCAATCAAATCCGGAGTTTTCACGATTTTTGTCCATTGCATTAAGATCAAATATTGAAGTTGTTGCATGCTTACACCTGGCAAAATCAAGAAAAATAATTCAGGATGATGATTTTAATAATATTTATCATCGATGTCACCAACTTCTAATAAAAATTACTGCTTTAAAAACCTCTTTAAAAAGAATACCCGTAAATGAGCCCCATCTCGAATAA
- a CDS encoding agmatine deiminase family protein: MSPISNNLGPRTPDPGPTPKQLGYRFPAEFEKHEAMWLSWPHKEESWPGKINLIYPNYCRFIKEVSKSEIVRINVADETMRQFAIGHLEKAGVDLSRIEFYFHPTNDAWCRDHGPAFLVNPDADIKKVIVDWGYNAWGNKYPPFDLDDVIPTLIGKQFDIPVFHPGIVMEGGSVEFNGKGSLLTSTACLLNPNRNPHLNQDQIEDYLRNYYGVEQILWVDEGIVGDDTDGHIDDTVRFVNEDTVLTVIEENKLDENHALLQHNLKQLKKLRLLNGKQLNIVELPMPDEVVYEGQRLPASYANFYIANHAVIVPVFNCDKDDKALGIIQECFPERKVVGIDSTDIIWGLGSFHCLSQQEPEVD, translated from the coding sequence ATGAGCCCCATCTCGAATAACCTCGGACCCCGGACCCCGGACCCCGGACCTACGCCCAAGCAATTAGGATACCGTTTCCCCGCCGAGTTTGAAAAGCATGAAGCCATGTGGTTGAGTTGGCCGCATAAAGAAGAGAGCTGGCCCGGAAAAATCAATCTCATTTACCCCAATTATTGTCGTTTTATTAAGGAGGTCTCCAAATCGGAGATCGTGCGGATCAATGTAGCCGATGAAACCATGCGTCAATTCGCCATCGGACATTTGGAAAAAGCCGGCGTTGACCTCTCCCGAATCGAATTCTATTTTCACCCTACTAATGATGCCTGGTGCCGCGATCATGGTCCGGCTTTTTTAGTAAACCCCGATGCCGATATCAAAAAAGTGATCGTAGATTGGGGGTATAATGCCTGGGGAAACAAATACCCGCCCTTTGATCTGGATGATGTCATCCCTACGCTTATTGGAAAACAATTTGATATCCCGGTCTTTCATCCGGGTATTGTGATGGAAGGCGGAAGTGTCGAATTCAATGGAAAAGGAAGCCTGCTCACCTCCACCGCCTGCTTACTCAATCCCAATCGCAATCCGCATCTTAACCAGGACCAGATTGAAGATTATCTACGTAATTACTACGGAGTAGAGCAGATCCTTTGGGTTGATGAAGGCATTGTGGGTGATGACACCGACGGTCATATCGACGATACGGTGCGTTTTGTGAATGAAGATACAGTGCTCACGGTCATTGAAGAAAACAAGCTGGATGAAAATCATGCCCTGCTCCAACACAACCTGAAACAATTAAAAAAACTCCGCCTGCTCAATGGGAAACAACTAAATATCGTTGAACTACCCATGCCCGATGAAGTAGTGTATGAAGGGCAGCGCCTCCCGGCTTCCTATGCCAACTTTTACATTGCCAACCATGCAGTCATAGTACCAGTTTTCAACTGTGATAAAGATGACAAAGCATTGGGAATTATACAAGAATGCTTTCCCGAACGGAAAGTAGTAGGCATTGATTCCACCGATATCATCTGGGGATTGGGGAGCTTTCACTGTTTGAGCCAGCAGGAGCCTGAAGTAGATTAA